The Fructilactobacillus myrtifloralis genome segment TTTACAGTCAAAGGAGTAATTTTATGCAAACAGTTAAAATTGGAAAATCAGATGTCACTACTACCCCACTGGGCTTAGGTACCAACGCGGTCGGTGGTCACAACCTCTTCCCGCATCTACATGATGAAACCGGAATTAAAATCGTTAAAACCGCCCTCGACAATGGGATTTCCTTGTTGGATACAGCCTATGCCTATGGACTCGGCCGTTCTGAAGAATTAATTGGCCAAGCCATTAAAGACTACGACCGGAGCAAGATTCAAATTGCCACTAAGGGTGGGCAAAAGGTAACGGATCAGGGTGACATGGTGATCGACGACTCTCCAGCGCACCTAAAACAAGCTGTTGAAGAAAGTTTGCAACGGCTTCAAACTGATTACCTAGACATCTTCTACATTCACTTCCCAGATGGTAAGACGCCGTTGTACGAAGCGGTTGCTGCCCTGCAAGAACTGAAGGAAGCTGGCAAGATTAAGGCCATCGGAGTTTCCAACCTCTCCATGGATCAACTTAGAGAAGCCAACCGCGATGGTTACGTGGACGTTGACGAAGAACAATATAATCCGTTTGCTCGCGATGCTGAACAGGAACGGTTTGGTTACTTACAAGCAAACCACATCTCCTTCGTACCGTTCTTCCCACTGGCTTCTGGTTTATTAACCGGTAAGTACAGTGAAAAGACTACCTTCGCAAAAGACGACATTCGCCACGACGATCCTAACTTCCAAGAACCGCGGTTCTCGCAAATTATCAAAGCAGTTGATAGTTTGAAACCAATGGCCAAGGATCACGATGCGACCGTTGCAGAACTAGTGTTAGCTTGGTACATTAAGAATCCCAACATCTCCGTTGTGATTCCTGGTGCTAAGCACCCTGACCAAGTGTTGAACAATGCCAAGGCGCTTCAGATTAACCTAACTGACGAAGAGTACGAAGCAATTGATTCAAACTTACGGTAATACCACGATTTAGTTAACCAAAACCCCAGTTGTTAAAGGAGCACCTTTAACTGCTGGGGTTTTTAGTCTGGTTTACCTCCCCAACCTGTATAAGTGGTAGCACATTCAGCTGTGGGATTGTTATGATGGTGGTATCAAAAGTCATTGGCATAACGTTCATCAGTTTGCGACAAACTTTGTTTTTGTGGTAAATTACCGGTATGACAGAAAAGTGAGGTTATTATATGAATCCAGAATTAATGTTTAAACTCCAAACGTATCTCCAAAAATGGACCACGATTCGCCACCAGATTCAGCGGCGCAAATGGTTATTACTAGCTCCCGCGCTCATCCTGCTAATCTTAGGACTTGGCCTAGCGATTTACTTCAACGCCTTCAGTAGCTTCTTTATTTTGCTCCTCGGCTTGTTTAGTGGCTTAATCGTTGGCTTCCTCTCCATTTTTAACTACGCCTTTCGTGATGTCCGGGTCCTGCTCAAATTATTACAAGGCGCCGGGAACGTAATTAATGATGCCAATCCGCAAATGAGCCAATTAACCACTGCCTTTCCGAGAGTTCAAAAGGCCCGCAAAATTATCAACATCGTGGTCGCAATCATCGTTGTTGTCATCGTTCTCTTGTTGGTCTTTAAGGCTACACCGTTAAGTTGGTTAACCTTTCTGCTCGGTTTCATTAGTGGCAATCTCTTCGCCATTTTGACGGTTGGAATTACCAAACTAAATTTAGGGAACGTGAACCCGATGATGTTTAACCGTTAAGAACAGATAATGAGAGTAAACTAAAAGTGGCGCACAAAATATGATTTTGTGCGCCACTTTTTTTATTTTGTTTTTGTCAGCTGGTGTAACCCAGCCTTGCTTAACTGTCATCCACTAGCAGTTATTTTTTACTGTGCTAATTCGTGCTTTGCTTTTTTAATTAATCCAATGGCATCATCAAAGTCAGCAAGGCCTACTTTACACTTTGCTCCATCCCGCTCTACGGCATGCGAACTCGCATAAACCACTACGTTTAATAAATCTCCACCAGCAAATCCTTCCGTGTGCTCTAAAATTTGATCTAAATCAGCTGGCGTAAGGTCGACTGGCAATTTAGCTGGGATTAACTTTGCTAAGATTTTGCCCCGGGCTGCTTTTGCGGGTAGCGGAAATTCAATGTTTCCAATAATTCTCCGTAAAAAGGCTGGATCATAGTTTTTCCCAAAGTTAGTGGTAAAGATTGCAATTCCGGAAAAATTATCCAACTCTAACAACATGACTGACTTCGTCAAGTTCACTGCCTGATCCGTGCTTTTCGTGACACTATCGAGCCGCCGACCCAAGATGGAATCCGCTTCATCAAAGATTAAGACAGCATCTTGATCCTTGGCTTCTTTAAACAATAACTTGATATTTTTCGGCGTTTCCCCCACGTATTTGGATTCAATCTCAGCATAGTTAACCTTGATGATCTGCTTACCCAGTGCTTTGGCAATCGCTTCCGCCGCAAAACTCTTCCCGGTCCCAGGTAATCCATACAGGTTAATGACAGTTCTTCCGCCTGTTGAATCAATTTCGCGTAACCCAAATTGATTATAGAGTAAATCATAATTTTCAATCTTGGAAAGCAAACTCTTGATTTGCGTGGCAACCTCGTCGGCAACAATTAAATTTTGCAAATCACGCTGGGGCTTTTCCACTGGAAAAACTAACTTAGGTGTGTTTGCTTGTGGCTTGATTTTTAACGGACTAACTTTTCGTTCTCCCGATCGATCAACTTTAGCCATTTTCCCCTCCCATCTATAACTCGTTATCTAACGTCTCTTGCTGTTCTTCAATCCATTGATTTTCTAATTGATCAACATACGTATCAATGGCAGCGTGGAGAAAATCAGGTAAATCTGGATCAATTTTAGCAAATTTCTTTTTAAACTTAGGATCATTGGCGTACATTTCGTTTAAGCCACTCAGCAACTCAATGCTCGGCTCATAAAAATTAAGCAGAAATTGATGCCATCTTACCATGATTTGTTGTACTTCTTCACTATCCGGCGCCTGATCCTTAAGTTGAGCAAGGTCAACAAAAATTGCATCGCCCTCTTTTAAAATGGCGGCCTTTTCTGCCTCACTATAGTCATTCCAATGTTGCTTGGTTTGCTTAATCTCCTGATCACCATATTGCTCACTCAGGCGTCGTTCAAATTTAGCCTGCTTGTGTTTGTTTTTCTTTCCCATCGCTATTCACCTCCAAATTATAATAATATCAATCTTTTACCAAACATCATGTGAGATTCTACGAGAACACTTGCCACCATCATATATTAGGAATAATCCAGTTGTCAATCTACTGCTGTCTGCTACTAAACTAATTCCCTTTCATCGCAAGGTTTAGCTTCACCTAATCGCGTAAATAATGATGTTGCTCGTGTTTAACCACGTGCTCACTGTGCTGGTAGGCCATCTCCACGATCGTCAAAATATGCGGATCATTCAAACTATACAGCATCCGTTTCCCCGTTCGTTGAGCGCTTACCAATTGATGTTTTTTTAGCAGCGCTAGTTGATGCGAGACGTTTGACTGCGATAACTGGAGCTTGGTAACGATTGTAGAAACATCGACCGGATTATTCTCCAGCAACAGTAAAATTCGTAACCGCTCGGGGTTGACGAGCAGTTTGAAAATCTGACTGGTTTCCGTTAAATCAGATTGCTTTACCATGTTTTTCTCCTTTTCATTATCTGATTAGTTCCCAGACGTGGGCAAGAAACCCACTGTCATAGAGAACGTAAATCCCAATCACGAAGTACGTCACGCGTAACAACCACTCACCATCATTGTGCAAAAATCGGGTTACCACGGGAATCCGACCAAGTCGCCAGAGGAAAAGGACCACGATAACCGTCAAAAAGCCGAAGTAGCCGAGCGTTAGCAAAAAAACCGGCCAGGTTTGGCCCAATAACACTGGAATAAAAACGGACAAATTGCATCCTGCACAAACCACCAGGTAGGTTCCCAAAACGGTCAAAACCGGAGTACTTTTGCGGAATCGCGTTAGTTCAGCGTCATCATCCTCCGTACGAAAAGCGAGGTACAGCGGTAAAAATCCCAAGCCCCCGAGCACCCATTCTGGCAGCCAATGAGCAAGGGTTTGGCCTAGCCCATAACTGAGCACGAGCAGGAGCCACAACCCAAGCAAGTAGCCGAGTAAGACCTCCCCAAAGGAATATTTTTGTAAAAAAAACAGCAAGATCACAAAGAAATCGAGATTGACGGCCAGAAAGGTCAACGTCATTAACCACCAATTCATATTATCATCCTTTCATATGAAAATAATAACATATAAAGGTCTGACAACCAAAAAAGAGCTCCAACTGTGGAAAGCAGCTGGAGCTCTTTTTAACTATTTACTTAGGCTTTGGAACTGTGGTCAATCCACCGGGCCCATGCGTCCCCCACGACTTGAATGATTAAGACCATAATCACTACCAGAATCGTGGCCACGAGGGTAGTATCGTTGGCAAACCGGTTGTACCCGTACGAGATGGCCATGTTTCCGAGTCCACCAGCTCCGATGGCTCCGGCCATTGCCGTTAACCCGACTAAACTAATCAGTGTTACCGTCGATACCCGAATCAATTCCGGAAAGGCTTCGCTCAGGTAAACACCGGAAATGATGTCCCAGTTACTTGATCCCAGTGATTGGGCCGATTCAATGGTTCCCTGGTTCACACTCTGCAAGGCAACCTGCACTTGCCGAGCGTAGAACGGAAAGACCCCGACAGACAACGGAACGAGGGCAGCCGTCGTCCCAATTTGGGTTCCCACGATCTTTTGTGTTACTGGAGCAATGAAGGCCAGCAAGATAATGAAGGGAATCGCCCGGAATAGGGAAACCACTTTATCCACAACGTTAAAGATGATTTTGTTCGGTAAAATCCCATCTGAATCAAACAGCACGAGGGCAATCCCAAAGATTAATCCGGCAATCCCCCCAAAGATGGCTGACCAAAACGTCATGTATAACGTTTGTACGATGGAAGTCCACCACCCGGTTTCTCCTGTCCAACCCTGCTGCACTACATTCGGAAAGTTTGTAATAAACCACTCTTTCATTACTTTGCACCTCTCAATTCAGTTACTTGGACGTCTAATTGTTTCAGATAATCAAGGGCGGCGCTGACCTGGTCGTCCGCTCCATTCAGTTCCACAATCATGATGCCGACCGGTTGACTCCCAAATTCTTCGATGTCAGCGTACACGATACTAGCCGAAACTTGGTACTTCGCATACAGATCCACGATGATTGGTTGTGAAATTTCTTGAGAGTAGTAGACCAACTTCACTAAGTTCCGGGACGCGGTATCAATGTTCATGGACTGCAAAATGGCAAGGGCATCAAAGTCATTTCCAACAATCTTGCGGGTGACCGGATTAGTCGATTCCACAAAGACTTCAATCAAACTACCCCGTTCTACCACTTTTCCTTGGTCCATGATAACCACTTGGTCACAAATCCGCTTGATGGCATCCATTTCATGAGTAATCAGAATGACCGTTAACCCATACTTTTGGTTTAATTCTTTCAATAAATCTAAAATCTGGTTGGTGTTTTCCGGATCTAACGCGGAAGTTGCTTCGTCAGAGATCAGAATTTCTGGATCGTTGGCCAGGGCCCGGGCAATGGCGACCCGTTGTTGTTGCCCCCCGGAGAGTTGGGCGGGATAGTGTTTGGCGTAATCGGACAACCCGACATCAGCCAATAATTGTTGCGCCTTCGCTGCGATTTTCTTTTCCTTTAACCCACTGTGCTTTAGGGCAAAAGCCACGTTTTCCAATACCGTTTTTTGGTTCAACAGGTTATAGTGTTGGAAAATCATCCCAATTTTGCGCCGTTCCGTTCGGAGTTCGCGGGCACTAATCTCCGTGGTTCCGTGTTCGTCCTTTTTAAAGAACTGCTTACCGAGGACGGAAACTTCCCCACTCGTTGGTTGTTGCAATAAGTTAATCGTGCGAACTAACGTTGATTTTCCGGCTCCCGAGTACCCGGCGATCCCAAAGATCTGCCCGGCTGGAATGCTGAAGCTCACGTCGGAAACGGCGTGAATCGTTTGTTTATCCTGCTTAAAATCAACTGAAACATTTTTAAAGTTAACGCTGGTTTCCGTCATCGGAAAAATCCTCCTTATTCGTGGTGCGGTTGAAATAGTTGCAATTTGCCAATCCGTTGACAGGCTTCCCGTAACCGGGCGGGACTGGTTAGCAGGCCAATCCGGACGTAATGATCGCCTTCGGAGCCAAAGCCCTTCCCAGGTGCTACCGCCACCGCTGCTTGCTCTAACAACAAATCGGCGAACGATTCAGACGTATATCCCGAAGGAACCGGCATCCAGGAGAAAAATGAACCCCCTGCTGGCGTCGCTTTCCAGCCAATCTCAGCCGCGGCCGTTTCAAATGCGTGTCGGCGCGTGGTATATAACTGGGCTAAGGCAGTGACGGAATCCTGGGGTCCCGTTAGAGCCGCAATTGCCGCTTCCTGAACTGCCGGAAACACACTCACGAAGAGTTGGGCCTGCAGGTCATTGAGGGCAGCAATCAAATCTGGATTGCCGACGGCAAACCCAATCCGCCAGCCGGCCATGTTATAGGTCTTTGACAACGTCGAAAACTCAAGTCCCACGGTTTTGGCACCCGGAGTTTGTAAGAAACTCAGAGGCTGTTGGTGGTTCCCGAGGGCTCCGTAAGCAAAATCATGAATAATGCCAATCTGGTTTTGCTTGGCAAACTGCACGGTTTCTGCAAAGAAGTCCGCCGTCGCCACGGCTCCCGTTGGATTATTGGGATAATTTAAGTAGAGCAACTTGGCCAATTGCTTACTTTTTGTACTTATCTTATCATAATCCGGCAAAAAATGGTTACTAGCCCGAAGCGGAACCAGTTCCACCTCCACATCAGCCAGGTGCGTTCCGGATAAATAGTCGGGATAACCGGGATTTGGTAACAAGATCCGGTCGCCGGGATTTAAAACGGCGAGGGGCAGTTCAACCAGTCCGGTCTTTGAACCTCCCAAAATAGCAACTTCCGTCTCGGGATCCACGTCCACTTGGTAGTGGTCATGATAATAAGTCGCCACCGATTGTTTTAAGGCTGGGAGTCCTGCAAAGGGAGAGTACTGCTGATTTTCTGGCTTGGCAACGGCCGCTTGCATCGCTTTGACAATGTTAGTCGGCGTCGGCTGGTCGGGATTACCCTGCCCCAGATTAATCACATCCGCCCCCGTCGCAATTTTTTGGTTCACCTTCTGCACTAACGTGGCAAAAAAATGTTGGGGCAACCGTTGCACCGCCGCTGATTCTGTAAAATGCATGTCACTCCTCCCCTTTCACTTGAACTTGTCCGCTTTATTTAAGCTTTAAATTCCAGGCTGGAACTTGTAGCCCCTTGTAATTCTTTTGAATAACCCGTTCGGTTTCCTTCGTTTGAAAGGCCTTCACTACATTTTGTAAGTCCTTGTTATGCTTTTGTTCCTTATTAGCCGCAATCAGGTTGATCCATGGTTTCGATTGCTTGTTCAACGGTTCTTTGAAAATCGTCTTATCTGGACTTAAGTGGGCCGTTTGCGCGTAGTTAGTGTTGACAACTGCTGCTGCCGCATCATTTAACGTCCGTGCTGTTTGAGAAGCATCCACTTCTTTAATGTTTAGGTTCTTTGAGTTCGCCTTAATGTCCTTCACCGTCAACAGTTTGTGCGGATCCCCGCCCAGTTTAATTAACCCGGCTTCTTTCAGAACCTGGAGCGACCGACTTTCGTTTGTCGCGTCATTTGGAATTGCAATCGTAGCTCCATCTGGAATTTCTTTCACGTCCCGGTATTGCGTTGAATACAATCTGATGGGTGTAATCACCGTGTCTCCAATCGACACAATGTTCGAATGGTGTTGCTGGTTCCAATTCTTCAAGAAGGCATAGTGTTGGAAGGAGTTAATGTCAACGGCGTGTTGACTCAACGCAGTATTCGGTTGGGTGTAATCCGTAAAGTGGACAAATTTCAATTTGATCTTATATTTCTCGCGGGCCGTTTTAGCTACTGACTGCCAAATCTCATCATCCGCTTTGGACCCACTCATGAGACCGACCTTCACTTCCTTCTCATTTTGCGTAGTGGCTTGGGGAGCAAAACTGAACCAGCCAATCACTGCGATTACTAATAATACGATAATGCCGATAATCCACTTCGTTGTCTTTTTCATGCCATTTCACCTCATAATTTAGTATTAGTTACTTTTAAATAAACAAAAAAAGCATCCATCCTAACTAAAGGACGAATGCTTTCGTGGTACCACCTTAATTCACAAGTACAGTTCTGCTTGAACTAGCCTTGCCTCAAAAACTGCTCCAATTGACGCGTCTCGATTAGAACAATTTTGCTGAGATATCGGTCGCAACCCCGCCACTAGCTAACAATTGCTTGCTCACTAATGATTGATTCAGAACCCATCTTCTTTGCCTGCCTTTCATCCCTTTGCACCACCCAGAGACTCTCTTGGAAATTTCAGCAAATACTCAGTTCCTCAATTTCGTTTATTTAATTGGTTATTATACTAAGTGACCTCACCGTAAAAGTCAACCATCAAATTAACTTTTTCTTAAAAAAGGAGCCGGAGACCTCCGCCGAGGACTTCCTGGTGTTTCCAACCAGGATTTTTGGTAAGCTTAAGCTATGGATTTCGGCTTAAATTGATTGATAGGGATGACAACCATGCAACCGCAAACTGACCAACTACTCAATGCCTTTGATTACTATCAAGATGGCGCATTTTTTTCTGACCCTGAGCATCACATCGAACTGATTGGGCTAGGGCAAGCTAGCCGCTTACAAAACTTTACCCTACCAGAACTAGTGACCTGGCACCAACAGCAGAACCACCCCGTATTTGGGGGATTCCCGTTTGACCAGCAACTAACTGGAACCAGCCAATTGATGAACGGAACGATGCTCGCCCCAGCTTACGTCATCAACACCGTGACGGGAACCGAATGGGGCCGTCGCCCGAGCCCCAAACCGGCAGCGCCGGCTCGTCCCATTCACTTGCTCCGGCGAACGATTGAAACTGACTGGCAGGACCGGGTCGCGCCCGTCCTCCGTACCCTCCAAACTGATGCCCAGAAACAAAAGGTTGTGCTTGGCATGCAGGAACAATGGCAGCTAAGTGCGCCGTTACGGGCGAGCCAACTAATTCGCGCTCTGCTCCGCGATCAACCCCATACATATCACTTTTTTCTTAAACATCACGACGAACTCTTTCTATCAGCTACGCCGGAACGGCTCGTCCGCCTCCACCAGGGCAAGCTGGCGACGGCGGCCGTGGCCGGCTCTGTTCGCCGGGGAGCCACGGCCACCGAAGACAAGCACTTGGCAACCGCGTTACAGGCTGATTCGAAAAACCAAGCTGAACACCAGCTGGTCGTTACAGAAATTCAACGGCGCCTCCGGCCCTGGGCCCATTTGCAGCCAGTTGCAAGCCCGCAGATCCTTACGACTCCCCAAATTCAACATTTGTACACGCCAATTACAGGTTCCATTACCCAGCAAGCTTCCCTGTGGCAACTTGTCACTGCCCTTCATCCCACGCCCGCGCTCGGTGGAGTGCCTACCGCCTGGGCCCAAGTAACCATTCGGGCCACGGAACGGTGCCCACGGGGCCTCTTTGCGGCTCCGGTTGGTTACGCTCTTCCCAATGGGGACGGAGAATTTGTCATCGGGATTCGTTCCCTCTGGAGCCATGCCCAACGGGTAAACTTATTTGCCGGAGCTGGTATCCTTGCCGCGTCTACGTTGGCAGCTGAAGCTCGAGAAATTCAATTGAAAACCCGACCAATGCAACAGATTTTAAAGGAGCAAGTTGATGATTGACGTCATGACCAATAATTTAAAACACTTAATCAGCGCGTGCCAAGCGCAGGAGGTCACTGATTTTGTCTTGTCACCGGGTTCCAGAAATACGCCCTTAGCGTTGCTCCTAGCAGAGCGCCAGGTTCGTTTAACCGTGGCCGTTGATGAACGCTCGGCCGCTTTCTGCGCCCTAGGAATTGCCAAACGCAGTCATGCCCCCGTCGCTTTGATCGCCACCTCTGGAACTGCAACCGCTAACTACTGGCCCGCCATCGCGGAAGCGCAGAGTTTTCACGTTCCCTTAGTCGTCTTAACAACGGATCGCCCCCAGGAACTACAAGCCATTGGCGCCCCCCAAACCATTCCCCAACGCGGAATGTATACCACGAATGTCAAACAAGCCCTTGAAATTAACGTCCAGGATCCTGAACCAGACGTAACCGAATTTATTGACTACCAAGTCCAACAACTCGTTCACCAAAGTCAGCTTGCCCCCACCGGCCCCGTCCATCTAAACCTACCATTTCGCAAACCATTATTACCAACGCTGGGGACTGCTTGGCCTCAGGTGCAACCCCAGGAATTTGGTCACATTGTCGGGAGTTTAGCTTCCAACTCGCTAACCCGGTTAGTCCAACGGCTCCACGGGCGTAAGTTGCTCTTCTTCCTGGGACCAAATGATCATTATGACGATCCTTCCCTGCTGGACCGCTTGGCACAACAACTTCATGCGCCAATCATCGCCGACGTTTTAAGTTCACTCCGAGGAACCCTCGCGACCACTCCCACTCCGAACCTCCAGGAATTACCCCAGGAACTCTGGCCGGAGGTCGTTTTACGGTTTGGTGGGACCCCGGTTAACGCCACCCTCTTGCCGTGGTTAAAACAGCACCGCATTCCCGTCATCCAGATTGGGGCTAACTACTTGGGCAAGGATCACAGTCGGTGGGCCCACACGAGCTACAACCTGACAGCCGCTGATTTTTGTCGCCAACTCCTGACGACGACGCTTCATGGTAACCCCGCCTACCGAAGCCAATGGCACCAGGCCATCTCAACAAAGGTTAGATCCGACCCCACTGAATTGGATGGAGCAACTCTTCCCCAACTGTTAGCTACTGAGGCGCCGCTCCAACAACTATTCTTGGCTAATTCGTTAACCGTCCGCTATTTTGACCAGGCGTTTATGCCAAAAGCACCGGTCCGCGTCCAGGGGAATCGGGGTGCCAATGGAATTGATGGCACCATTTCCAGTGCAACCGGCATGGCTTTAAATCAGGTGCCAACCTGGTTGGTTACCGGTGATTTAGCGTTCTTCCATGACCTGAATGGCCTTCAGTTGGCCCGCACGACCCACGTTAACCTAACCATCATCGTGGTTAATAATGATGGAGGTGGCATTTTCTCACTGTTACCTCAAGCAACGGCCCCTCATTTTGAAACTCTCTTTGGCACGCCCCAGCATTTAAACCTAGCGGCCGCCGCGGAGCTCGTGGGTGCCGACTATCACCTAGTTACCACGCGAACAGATTTACAGGCGCTCGTCCGCGAGTCCTGGACGGGGCTTCGGCTACTGGAAATTCGCACCACCAGAACCCAGTTGCCACCGAGAAAGGATGATTAGGATGCAACGCTTCTTTACTTATGCTGGATATTCCTATCAAATTGACGTTCAGGGCGCGGGATCCCCCACATGGGTCTTTTTCCACGGCTTTTTAGGCACCGGGCAGGATTTTACCTCCATTCGTCCCCGCGGCACCAGTTACTCCATCACGTTGTACGGCTTTCGGCCAACCGATTCGGTCGTTCCAGCAACAGGGTTTATGGCAGACCGCCAGGTTGAGGCCCTTCAAACGCTCGTTGCCCAATTAAGCCGGGAACCCGTTAACATCGTTGGTTATTCAATGGGGGCCCGCTTAGCCCTCTGTTTCGCCCTTACCGCTCCCCAGCTAGTTCACCACCTCATCTTAGAGAGCGGGACCGCCGGCATTCAGGATTCGACTGCTCGCCGCCAGCGCCAACAATCCGATGCTCACCAAGCCGCACTGATTGAGCACCAGGGATTAGCAAGCTTTGTAACTAACTGGGAGCAGTTACCCCTGTTTCAGAGTCAGCGGGCCGTTTCCAAATCCCAGCAACACCACATGCATCAGATGCGGTGTGCCCACCAACCGGATAACATGGCGAACTCCCTCCGGTACTTTGGGACTGGTACCATGCCCAACCACTGGCCACATCTTTCGCAATTACAACCAGAAACGACTATCATTACTGGTGAATTAGATCAGAAATTTACCCGGCTCGGGCGGTCCCTTACGAACACGATTCCACGGGCAACGCAGCTAGTTTATCCAGCCACAGGTCATAACGTTCACTTTGAACGTCCTCGTGCCTACACGCAGGCCTTAAATCAGCTAGGGAAAGGTGACTCAGAATGAAAATTGACCAAATTAAATTACGCCCCTTAACGTTACAGCTCAAACGTCCTTTTAGCACCAATCACGGTCAAATGACGGAGCGACCGCTGATCCTAATTGAAATAAACATGACGAACGGAGTGACGGGCTATGGTGAAGTCCAGGCTTTGCCGGACGCAACCTACGCGCCCCAAACCCAAGCAGCGGCACAAGCTGAACTAGAGCAAGGATTACCTTTTTTAGTGAAACGGAGCTTTCAAACCCCCAAAGATTTACAGCGTCAATTAGCTAAGTTCACCTCGTTTGCCCGAGCGGGGGTAGAAATGGCAATTTGGGATGCTTATGGAAAACTCCTGCACGAACCGCTGGCCCAGCTCCTCGGGAATCCCGTGCAACTAGTTCCCGTTAGCGTGGCTCTCGGAATTCAAAAAAACTACCAGCAAACGATCCGGTTAGCTGACCAAGAACTCGCCGCTGGTTACCGGCGCTTAAAATTAAAGACTAAGGATCCTAAGACGACCCTAACGCTCGTGCATAAATTAGGGATTGCGTTCCCGCACCAATTAATTTCATTTGATGCGAACGCTGCGTTTGCGCCCTCTCCAACCACTACGGACTTGTTACAACAGCTAGATGCCGCCGGTCTTAGTCTGATTGAAGAACCACTCCATGATGCTAGTTGGTCAACCTATGCTAACCTCCAAGCTCAGTTACCACATCTAAAAATTAGCCTTGATGAGAGTATCAACACCCTTTCCGATATCCAAAGGGCCGTGCAAGCGCAAAGCGCTGCAGCCTATACCCTAAAACCCAGTAAATTAGGGGGGATTACCCAAACAATGGAAGCCATGCGTTATCTCTTAAACACCCCTTATCTCCCGTGGATTGGAGGCATGTTAGGTAGCGGGCTCGGGCGTTCCGTTGATCTAGCTTTGGCAGCGCAACTCCCCCAACCGATTTTTCCTGCTGACATTGCTGATAGTAATCACTACTTTGAACAAGAAATCATTAAGGAACCCCTTACCGTTAAAAATGGATACCTTCCCGTACCAACAGGCGCTGGGATTGGGGTAACCCTTGATTGGGAAGCCATTCAAGAATTACAAACCGGCGCCACGAGTACCTTTGCCTAACTTCGTTACCTGCTAAGCCAATCAAAATTAAATCAACACAAAAAAGACGCCTTCGAATTGCTTCGAAAGCGCCTTTTAGTTGGCGTGGCAACGTCCTATCCTCGCAGGGGGCGATCCCCCAACTACTTTTGGCGTGCTAAAGCTTAACTTCTGTGTTCGGCATGGGAACAGGTGTATCCTTTAGGCTATCGCCACCACACTTCTGAGTGAACTTCGTTCCCTCAAAACTAGCTAATATTATTTTCTGCTGAGTCACCATTGCTCTTCCTTGGTTAAGTCCTCGACTGATTAGTATTAGTCCGCTTCACATATCACTACGCTTCCACTTCTAACCTATCGACCTGATCATCTTTCAGGAGTCTTACTTCCATATAGGAATGGGAAATCTCATCT includes the following:
- a CDS encoding TipAS antibiotic-recognition domain-containing protein, with product MGKKNKHKQAKFERRLSEQYGDQEIKQTKQHWNDYSEAEKAAILKEGDAIFVDLAQLKDQAPDSEEVQQIMVRWHQFLLNFYEPSIELLSGLNEMYANDPKFKKKFAKIDPDLPDFLHAAIDTYVDQLENQWIEEQQETLDNEL
- a CDS encoding ArsR/SmtB family transcription factor, which encodes MVKQSDLTETSQIFKLLVNPERLRILLLLENNPVDVSTIVTKLQLSQSNVSHQLALLKKHQLVSAQRTGKRMLYSLNDPHILTIVEMAYQHSEHVVKHEQHHYLRD
- a CDS encoding cadmium resistance transporter, with protein sequence MNWWLMTLTFLAVNLDFFVILLFFLQKYSFGEVLLGYLLGLWLLLVLSYGLGQTLAHWLPEWVLGGLGFLPLYLAFRTEDDDAELTRFRKSTPVLTVLGTYLVVCAGCNLSVFIPVLLGQTWPVFLLTLGYFGFLTVIVVLFLWRLGRIPVVTRFLHNDGEWLLRVTYFVIGIYVLYDSGFLAHVWELIR
- a CDS encoding methionine ABC transporter ATP-binding protein, producing MTETSVNFKNVSVDFKQDKQTIHAVSDVSFSIPAGQIFGIAGYSGAGKSTLVRTINLLQQPTSGEVSVLGKQFFKKDEHGTTEISARELRTERRKIGMIFQHYNLLNQKTVLENVAFALKHSGLKEKKIAAKAQQLLADVGLSDYAKHYPAQLSGGQQQRVAIARALANDPEILISDEATSALDPENTNQILDLLKELNQKYGLTVILITHEMDAIKRICDQVVIMDQGKVVERGSLIEVFVESTNPVTRKIVGNDFDALAILQSMNIDTASRNLVKLVYYSQEISQPIIVDLYAKYQVSASIVYADIEEFGSQPVGIMIVELNGADDQVSAALDYLKQLDVQVTELRGAK
- a CDS encoding ATP-binding protein, yielding MAKVDRSGERKVSPLKIKPQANTPKLVFPVEKPQRDLQNLIVADEVATQIKSLLSKIENYDLLYNQFGLREIDSTGGRTVINLYGLPGTGKSFAAEAIAKALGKQIIKVNYAEIESKYVGETPKNIKLLFKEAKDQDAVLIFDEADSILGRRLDSVTKSTDQAVNLTKSVMLLELDNFSGIAIFTTNFGKNYDPAFLRRIIGNIEFPLPAKAARGKILAKLIPAKLPVDLTPADLDQILEHTEGFAGGDLLNVVVYASSHAVERDGAKCKVGLADFDDAIGLIKKAKHELAQ
- a CDS encoding methionine ABC transporter permease, with protein sequence MKEWFITNFPNVVQQGWTGETGWWTSIVQTLYMTFWSAIFGGIAGLIFGIALVLFDSDGILPNKIIFNVVDKVVSLFRAIPFIILLAFIAPVTQKIVGTQIGTTAALVPLSVGVFPFYARQVQVALQSVNQGTIESAQSLGSSNWDIISGVYLSEAFPELIRVSTVTLISLVGLTAMAGAIGAGGLGNMAISYGYNRFANDTTLVATILVVIMVLIIQVVGDAWARWIDHSSKA
- a CDS encoding aldo/keto reductase — protein: MQTVKIGKSDVTTTPLGLGTNAVGGHNLFPHLHDETGIKIVKTALDNGISLLDTAYAYGLGRSEELIGQAIKDYDRSKIQIATKGGQKVTDQGDMVIDDSPAHLKQAVEESLQRLQTDYLDIFYIHFPDGKTPLYEAVAALQELKEAGKIKAIGVSNLSMDQLREANRDGYVDVDEEQYNPFARDAEQERFGYLQANHISFVPFFPLASGLLTGKYSEKTTFAKDDIRHDDPNFQEPRFSQIIKAVDSLKPMAKDHDATVAELVLAWYIKNPNISVVIPGAKHPDQVLNNAKALQINLTDEEYEAIDSNLR